Proteins found in one Microbacterium sp. LWS13-1.2 genomic segment:
- a CDS encoding ATP-dependent Clp protease ATP-binding subunit: MFERFTDRARRVVVLAQEEAKMLNHNYIGTEHILLGLIHEGEGVAAKALESLGISLDAVREQVQDIIGQGQQQPTGHIPFTPRAKKVLELSLREALQLGHNYIGTEHILLGLIREGEGVAAQVLVKLGADLNKVRQQVIQLLSGYQGKEPAGVASGAGEQTQGTTQGGSQVLDQFGRNLTQAARDNKLDPVIGREKEIERVMQILSRRSKNNPVLIGEPGVGKTAVVEGLAQAIVKGDVPETLKDKQLYSLDLGSLIAGSRYRGDFEERLKKVTKEIRTRGDIIVFIDEIHTLVGAGAAEGAIDAASILKPLLARGELQTIGATTLDEYRKHFEKDAALERRFQPIQVAEPSLPHAINILKGLRDRYEAHHKVQITDGAIVAAANLADRYISDRFLPDKAIDLIDEAGARLRLSILSSPPELREFDEKIAKVREDKELASEEQDFEKAASLRDEEKSLLAERLRLEKQWRSGDVATHAVVDEGLIAEVLAQATGIPVFKLTEEESSRLVFMEKALHQRVIGQEEAIAALSKTIRRQRAGLKDPKRPSGSFIFAGPTGVGKTELAKALAEFLFDDEHALIALDMSEFGEKHTVSRLFGAPPGFVGFEEGGQLTEKVRRKPFSVVLFDEIEKAHPDIFNSLLQILEEGRLTDGQGRVIDFKNTVIIMTTNLGSSAIAGGPVGFQVEGNSGTTYERMKGKVNEELKRNFKPEFLNRVDDIIVFPQLDKDELRQIVGLFTKRLGERLLDRDMTIELSDAAKDKLIEIGFDPALGARPLRRAMQREVEDRLSEKILHGELDAGDHVKVDVENGEFAFEHGPRGDKVAVGVVHNGEITATPDLAANA, translated from the coding sequence ATGTTCGAGAGATTCACGGACCGTGCCCGTCGTGTCGTCGTCCTCGCCCAAGAAGAGGCGAAGATGCTGAACCACAACTACATCGGCACCGAGCACATCCTGCTCGGTCTCATCCACGAGGGTGAGGGCGTCGCCGCCAAGGCCCTCGAGAGCCTCGGCATCTCGCTCGACGCCGTGCGCGAGCAGGTGCAGGACATCATCGGCCAGGGCCAGCAGCAGCCGACCGGCCACATCCCGTTCACGCCGCGCGCCAAGAAGGTGCTCGAGCTGTCTCTGCGCGAAGCGCTGCAGCTCGGCCACAACTACATCGGCACCGAGCACATCCTGCTCGGCCTCATCCGCGAGGGCGAGGGCGTCGCCGCACAGGTGCTCGTCAAGCTCGGCGCCGACCTCAACAAGGTGCGACAGCAGGTCATCCAGCTGCTCTCGGGCTACCAGGGCAAGGAGCCCGCCGGCGTCGCCAGCGGCGCGGGCGAGCAGACCCAGGGGACCACCCAGGGCGGCTCGCAGGTGCTCGACCAGTTCGGCCGCAACCTCACGCAGGCCGCGCGCGACAACAAGCTCGACCCGGTGATCGGGCGCGAGAAGGAGATCGAGCGCGTCATGCAGATCCTGTCACGCCGCTCCAAGAACAACCCCGTCCTCATCGGCGAGCCCGGTGTCGGAAAGACGGCGGTCGTCGAGGGCCTCGCGCAGGCGATCGTCAAGGGCGACGTGCCCGAGACGCTCAAGGACAAGCAGCTCTACTCGCTCGACCTCGGCTCGCTCATCGCCGGGTCCCGCTACCGCGGTGACTTCGAGGAGCGCCTGAAGAAGGTCACCAAGGAGATCCGCACGCGCGGCGACATCATCGTCTTCATCGACGAGATCCACACCCTGGTGGGTGCGGGCGCCGCCGAGGGCGCGATCGACGCCGCGTCGATCCTGAAGCCGCTCCTCGCCCGTGGCGAGCTCCAGACCATCGGTGCCACCACGCTCGACGAGTACCGCAAGCACTTCGAGAAGGATGCCGCGCTCGAGCGGCGCTTCCAGCCGATCCAGGTCGCCGAGCCGAGCCTGCCCCACGCGATCAACATCCTGAAGGGGCTGCGCGACCGCTACGAGGCGCACCACAAGGTGCAGATCACGGACGGCGCGATCGTCGCGGCGGCGAACCTCGCCGACCGCTACATCTCGGACCGCTTCCTTCCCGACAAGGCGATCGACCTGATCGACGAGGCCGGCGCCCGCCTGCGCCTGTCGATCCTGTCCAGCCCGCCCGAGCTGCGCGAGTTCGACGAGAAGATCGCCAAGGTGCGCGAAGACAAGGAGCTCGCCTCCGAGGAGCAGGACTTCGAGAAGGCCGCGTCACTGCGCGACGAGGAGAAGTCCCTCCTCGCCGAGCGCCTGCGCCTCGAGAAGCAGTGGCGTTCGGGCGACGTCGCGACCCACGCGGTCGTCGACGAGGGCCTGATCGCCGAGGTGCTCGCCCAGGCCACGGGCATCCCGGTCTTCAAGCTGACCGAGGAGGAGTCGAGCCGTCTCGTCTTCATGGAGAAGGCGCTGCACCAGCGCGTCATCGGCCAGGAGGAGGCGATCGCCGCTCTGTCGAAGACGATCCGCCGTCAGCGCGCGGGTCTCAAGGACCCGAAGCGTCCGTCGGGCTCGTTCATCTTCGCCGGCCCCACGGGCGTCGGAAAGACCGAGCTCGCCAAGGCGCTCGCCGAGTTCCTCTTCGACGACGAGCACGCGCTGATCGCCCTCGACATGTCGGAGTTCGGTGAGAAGCACACCGTGTCGCGCCTGTTCGGAGCCCCTCCCGGATTCGTCGGATTCGAAGAGGGCGGCCAGCTCACCGAGAAGGTGCGGCGCAAGCCGTTCTCGGTCGTGCTCTTCGACGAGATCGAGAAGGCCCACCCCGACATCTTCAACTCGCTCTTGCAGATCCTCGAAGAGGGTCGCCTGACCGACGGTCAGGGTCGCGTGATCGACTTCAAGAACACGGTGATCATCATGACGACGAACCTCGGTTCGTCGGCGATCGCCGGCGGGCCGGTCGGCTTCCAGGTCGAGGGCAACAGCGGCACCACCTACGAGCGGATGAAGGGCAAGGTCAACGAAGAGCTCAAGCGCAACTTCAAGCCCGAGTTCCTGAACCGCGTCGACGACATCATCGTCTTCCCGCAGCTCGACAAGGATGAGCTGCGCCAGATCGTGGGTCTGTTCACCAAGCGCCTCGGCGAGCGGCTGCTCGACCGCGACATGACGATCGAGCTATCGGATGCCGCCAAGGACAAGCTGATCGAGATCGGGTTCGACCCGGCGCTCGGCGCCCGTCCGCTTCGTCGCGCCATGCAGCGCGAGGTCGAAGACCGCCTGTCGGAGAAGATCCTGCACGGCGAGCTCGACGCGGGCGACCACGTGAAGGTCGACGTCGAGAACGGCGAGTTCGCTTTCGAGCACGGTCCCCGCGGCGACAAGGTCGCGGTGGGCGTCGTCCACAACGGCGAGATCACCGCCACGCCCGACCTCGCGGCGAACGCGTAA
- a CDS encoding amino-acid N-acetyltransferase, whose amino-acid sequence MAEFTVRPARTRDVRRIQALLEPFVQRRILLGKDLVVLYEATQQFLVAEDADGELIGCGALHVMWEDLGEVRTLIVADGWLHHGVGRGIVEALEENARALGLSRLFCLTFEVDFFTRRGFEPIGEQVVDPDVYSQLIRSPDEGIAEFLDLAHVKPNTLGNTRMMKRL is encoded by the coding sequence GTGGCAGAGTTCACGGTCAGGCCCGCGCGCACGCGCGACGTCCGCCGCATCCAGGCGCTCCTCGAGCCGTTCGTGCAGCGGCGCATCCTGCTCGGCAAGGATCTGGTCGTCCTCTACGAGGCGACGCAGCAGTTCCTCGTCGCCGAGGATGCGGACGGCGAGCTCATCGGCTGCGGCGCGCTGCACGTCATGTGGGAGGACCTCGGCGAGGTCCGCACGCTGATCGTCGCGGACGGCTGGCTGCACCACGGCGTGGGCCGGGGGATCGTCGAGGCGCTCGAGGAGAACGCCCGAGCCCTCGGCCTGTCTCGGCTGTTCTGCCTGACATTCGAGGTGGACTTCTTCACGCGGCGCGGCTTCGAGCCGATCGGCGAGCAGGTCGTCGACCCGGACGTGTACTCCCAGCTCATCCGCTCGCCCGACGAGGGCATCGCCGAGTTCCTCGACCTGGCGCACGTGAAGCCGAACACCCTCGGCAACACCCGCATGATGAAGCGCCTCTGA
- a CDS encoding amino acid permease, whose product MSQASSAPQPESPASHTDSSSKVAGATYRRAGQDYFQKRTLKRSAGVWGLWGLAVAAVISGDFSGWNFGIGYAGFGGMLIAFAILVVMYYGMIFSIGEMAAAMPHTGGAYSFARSAMGPWGGLVTGAAETIEYVATTAVIVYFSASYADAITSELLSFSMPTWVWWIILYAAFIALNAAGAAISFKFAIVVSIISIAIILVFSVMALFSGQFSWDKLFDIAPDPGQSAFLPHGVIPILFALPYAMWFFLGIEELPLAAEESHNPERDIPRAGFIARTTLIVTGLLVLFLNTGVVGAEATGSAGEPLLDGFRAIVGDELAAVLALFALIGLLASLQGIMFAYGRNMYSLSRAGYYPKFLSLTGKRATPWVALVVGAVIGFIALVLVDSLGGTGGVAGAIVLNIAIWGAVIAYALQMTSYVILRRKYPNANRPYRSPWGIPGAVIAGAVSVLIFFGFFINEPARPAIVAIAIVYVVILVGFAVYFRHRLVLSPEEEYALSGGKHGDPQAEGYDAMETEVFGDKP is encoded by the coding sequence ATGTCCCAAGCGAGCAGTGCACCACAGCCGGAGTCACCGGCATCCCACACCGACAGTTCGTCGAAGGTCGCAGGGGCGACCTATAGGCGAGCCGGTCAGGACTATTTCCAGAAGCGCACCCTGAAGCGCTCGGCCGGCGTCTGGGGCCTGTGGGGCCTCGCCGTCGCCGCCGTCATCTCGGGCGACTTCTCGGGATGGAACTTCGGCATCGGCTACGCCGGCTTCGGCGGCATGCTCATCGCCTTCGCCATCCTCGTCGTCATGTACTACGGCATGATCTTCTCGATCGGCGAGATGGCGGCCGCGATGCCGCACACCGGCGGCGCGTATTCGTTCGCGCGATCCGCGATGGGGCCGTGGGGCGGCCTGGTCACCGGCGCCGCCGAGACGATCGAGTACGTCGCGACGACCGCGGTCATCGTGTACTTCTCCGCGTCCTACGCGGACGCCATCACCAGCGAGCTGCTGAGCTTCTCGATGCCGACGTGGGTGTGGTGGATCATCCTCTACGCGGCCTTCATCGCGCTGAACGCCGCCGGCGCCGCGATCTCGTTCAAGTTCGCGATCGTCGTCTCGATTATCTCGATCGCCATCATCCTGGTGTTCTCGGTGATGGCGCTCTTCTCCGGTCAGTTCAGCTGGGACAAGCTGTTCGACATCGCGCCGGATCCCGGCCAGAGCGCGTTCCTGCCGCACGGCGTGATCCCGATCCTGTTCGCCCTGCCGTACGCGATGTGGTTCTTCCTCGGCATCGAGGAGCTGCCGCTCGCGGCGGAGGAGTCGCACAACCCCGAGCGGGACATCCCGCGTGCCGGCTTCATCGCCCGCACGACCCTCATCGTCACCGGCCTGCTCGTGCTGTTCCTGAACACCGGCGTCGTGGGCGCCGAGGCGACCGGCAGCGCGGGCGAGCCGCTGCTCGACGGCTTCCGGGCGATCGTCGGCGACGAGCTGGCGGCCGTGCTCGCCCTGTTCGCCCTCATCGGCCTGCTCGCCTCGCTGCAGGGCATCATGTTCGCCTACGGGCGCAACATGTACTCGCTGTCCCGGGCGGGCTACTACCCGAAGTTCCTGTCGCTCACCGGCAAGCGTGCGACCCCGTGGGTCGCGCTCGTGGTGGGCGCGGTGATCGGCTTCATCGCCCTCGTGCTCGTCGACTCGCTCGGCGGCACCGGCGGCGTGGCGGGAGCGATCGTGCTGAACATCGCGATCTGGGGAGCGGTCATCGCCTACGCGCTGCAGATGACGTCGTACGTGATCCTGCGCCGCAAGTACCCGAACGCGAATCGTCCGTACCGCAGCCCGTGGGGCATCCCGGGTGCCGTCATCGCGGGCGCCGTCTCGGTGCTGATCTTCTTCGGCTTCTTCATCAACGAGCCGGCGCGGCCCGCCATCGTCGCGATCGCCATCGTCTACGTCGTGATCCTCGTCGGATTCGCGGTCTACTTCCGCCACCGTCTCGTGCTCTCTCCAGAAGAGGAGTACGCCCTCTCGGGCGGGAAGCACGGCGACCCGCAGGCGGAGGGGTACGACGCGATGGAGACCGAGGTGTTCGGCGACAAGCCCTAG